One part of the Deinococcus budaensis genome encodes these proteins:
- a CDS encoding DMT family transporter produces the protein MTIRSFWLPLGLTLLAGGLLPLQFAVNGALAGQLHSVTLTGAVSYAVGALGLALLLALGRQRPDWAAGRQAPRWSWLGGVVGSAYVVGSVVLTQRLGTALATTLVIAAQVLTAILLDHLGALGLKRRRVNPARAAALALVLAALGARLWEAA, from the coding sequence GTGACCATCCGCTCTTTCTGGCTGCCCCTGGGCCTCACCCTTCTGGCCGGGGGGCTGCTGCCGCTTCAGTTCGCCGTCAATGGGGCGCTGGCGGGACAGCTCCATTCGGTCACGCTCACGGGGGCCGTGTCGTACGCGGTGGGCGCGCTGGGGCTGGCCCTGCTGCTGGCGCTGGGGCGGCAGCGGCCCGACTGGGCGGCCGGGCGGCAGGCTCCGCGCTGGAGCTGGCTGGGTGGGGTGGTGGGCAGCGCCTACGTGGTGGGCAGCGTGGTGCTCACGCAGAGGCTGGGCACGGCCCTGGCGACCACGCTCGTGATCGCCGCGCAGGTGCTCACGGCGATCTTGCTCGATCACCTGGGTGCGCTGGGGCTGAAGCGGCGGCGGGTGAACCCGGCGCGGGCGGCGGCCCTGGCACTGGTGCTCGCCGCGCTGGGCGCGCGGCTGTGGGAGGCGGCGTGA
- the paaI gene encoding hydroxyphenylacetyl-CoA thioesterase PaaI, whose translation MTYAETLGIRVLEAAPHLTRAALTVTEGGLNRHGTAHGGLLFSLADEAFAVISNLGAQAVAVETHLSFFRAARPGDELVAVATPERVGRTLATYRVEVRRGEQGEVLALFLGTVSRRAPTRD comes from the coding sequence ATGACCTACGCCGAGACCCTGGGTATCCGGGTGCTGGAGGCCGCGCCGCACCTCACCCGCGCCGCGCTGACCGTCACGGAAGGCGGCCTGAACAGGCACGGCACCGCGCACGGCGGCCTGCTGTTCTCGCTGGCGGACGAGGCCTTTGCAGTCATCAGCAACCTTGGCGCCCAGGCGGTGGCGGTCGAGACGCACCTGAGCTTTTTCCGGGCGGCGCGCCCCGGAGACGAACTGGTCGCCGTCGCCACCCCCGAGCGGGTGGGCCGCACCCTGGCAACCTACCGGGTGGAGGTTCGCCGGGGCGAGCAGGGAGAGGTGCTGGCGCTCTTTCTGGGCACCGTCTCGCGGCGGGCACCCACCCGGGACTAG
- a CDS encoding MerR family transcriptional regulator: MTDTQDPLTIGAFARASRLSLKALRLYDDLGLLPPDRVDPDTGYRLYAPDQIETARLIGLLRTVEMPLADIRALLDAPAHERAGRVEAYWREAQALHLQRAAVARHLIHTLRGDPMPTSYEVQTRDIPAQTVLTTQRRVFLPDLSAFIGASMDRLHAEVQAQGAEAAGPPVVIYHGEVNADSDGPVEVCVPYRGQVQPSGDFTAREEPAHTEAFVTVRKADFEYHELMTAYDAVDRYARAHGARNGLACREVYPHDWDAAGPADPAGEVACPFDPRR; the protein is encoded by the coding sequence ATGACCGACACCCAGGACCCCCTCACCATCGGCGCCTTTGCCCGCGCCTCACGCCTGAGCCTCAAGGCGCTGCGGCTGTACGACGACCTCGGCCTGCTGCCCCCCGACCGGGTGGACCCCGACACGGGCTACCGCCTCTACGCGCCCGACCAGATCGAGACGGCCCGCCTGATCGGCCTGCTGCGCACGGTCGAGATGCCGCTGGCCGACATCCGCGCCTTGCTGGACGCCCCCGCGCATGAGCGGGCCGGGCGGGTGGAAGCCTACTGGCGGGAGGCACAGGCCCTTCACCTTCAGCGGGCCGCCGTCGCGCGGCATCTGATCCACACCCTCAGAGGAGACCCCATGCCCACGAGTTACGAAGTCCAGACCCGCGACATCCCTGCCCAGACGGTCCTGACCACCCAGCGCCGGGTGTTCCTGCCGGACCTCAGCGCCTTTATCGGGGCCTCGATGGACCGCCTGCACGCCGAGGTGCAAGCACAAGGAGCGGAGGCCGCTGGCCCGCCCGTCGTGATCTACCACGGCGAGGTCAATGCCGACTCGGACGGCCCAGTGGAGGTCTGCGTGCCCTACCGGGGACAGGTGCAGCCCAGCGGCGACTTCACCGCCCGCGAGGAACCCGCCCATACCGAGGCCTTCGTGACCGTCCGCAAGGCCGACTTCGAGTACCACGAGCTGATGACCGCCTACGACGCGGTGGACCGCTACGCCCGCGCCCACGGCGCCCGCAACGGCCTGGCGTGCCGCGAGGTCTACCCCCACGACTGGGACGCGGCGGGTCCCGCCGACCCGGCGGGCGAGGTCGCCTGCCCCTTCGATCCGCGCCGCTAA
- a CDS encoding M42 family metallopeptidase: MTAAPPAAFDLPATLDLLLRLLNTPSPTGFTEGAVRLLEGELGALGVPHARTKKGALTWEVAGRGVGHTTFSGHVDTLGAMVKEIKEGGRLRLAMLGGYDWATVEGAYVQVHTQGGAVVTGTVVNTFQSTHVHGPALRELRREQSVMEVRLDARTASPKETRALGIEVGDFVSFDPRAVLTGAGYLKSRHLDNKAAVAVFVGVTRALLETPPSRTVAFHVTTYEEVGHGAATGIPPHTDELIAVDMAAVGEGQTSSEHHVTLCVADSGGPYDHALGNRLRESARRAGLELRVDLYPYYASDGTAAWRAGGDYPVALIGPGVDASHAYERTHVGALEATARLMLAHVREE; the protein is encoded by the coding sequence ATGACCGCCGCTCCGCCCGCCGCCTTTGACCTCCCCGCCACCCTCGACCTGCTGCTGCGCCTGCTGAACACCCCCAGCCCGACCGGCTTCACCGAGGGGGCCGTCCGGTTGCTGGAAGGCGAGCTGGGCGCGCTGGGCGTGCCCCACGCCCGCACCAAAAAAGGCGCCCTGACCTGGGAGGTCGCCGGCAGGGGCGTGGGCCACACCACCTTCAGCGGCCATGTGGACACCCTGGGCGCGATGGTCAAGGAGATCAAGGAGGGCGGCCGCCTGCGCCTCGCCATGCTGGGCGGCTACGACTGGGCGACCGTTGAGGGCGCATACGTCCAGGTCCACACTCAGGGGGGCGCGGTCGTCACGGGCACCGTCGTGAACACCTTCCAGAGCACCCATGTCCACGGCCCCGCCCTGCGCGAGCTGCGGCGCGAGCAGAGCGTGATGGAGGTCCGGCTCGACGCCCGCACCGCCTCTCCCAAGGAGACGCGGGCGCTGGGAATCGAGGTGGGCGACTTCGTGAGCTTCGATCCGCGCGCGGTGCTGACCGGGGCCGGGTACCTCAAGAGCCGTCACCTCGACAACAAGGCGGCGGTCGCCGTGTTTGTGGGCGTCACCCGCGCCCTGTTGGAAACGCCGCCCAGCCGCACCGTCGCCTTTCACGTCACCACCTACGAGGAGGTCGGGCACGGGGCCGCGACCGGCATCCCGCCGCACACGGACGAGCTGATCGCGGTGGACATGGCCGCCGTGGGCGAGGGGCAGACGAGCAGCGAGCATCACGTCACCCTCTGCGTGGCGGACAGCGGTGGGCCGTATGATCACGCGCTCGGGAATCGGCTGCGCGAGTCGGCGCGGCGGGCGGGGCTGGAGCTGCGGGTGGACCTCTATCCCTACTACGCTTCCGACGGCACGGCGGCCTGGCGGGCGGGCGGCGACTACCCGGTCGCCCTGATCGGCCCCGGCGTGGACGCCAGCCACGCCTACGAGCGCACCCACGTAGGCGCGCTGGAGGCCACCGCCCGGCTGATGCTGGCGCACGTGCGGGAGGAATGA